From the genome of Synchiropus splendidus isolate RoL2022-P1 chromosome 17, RoL_Sspl_1.0, whole genome shotgun sequence, one region includes:
- the il12bb gene encoding interleukin-12 subunit beta, with translation MLLFILLSLWASPCFTSLLPNQDRVEILMDNVVYVQVPYDRNTKVHVPLTCGQSYQDQAVFWKKDGKEQKPALRGNSVSVVVEEMGGGNYTCHSGSDRRVLNHTLVLVKLDSDNQHVILEKPPTGGPIHCSAPNYNGAFHCKWKRTRLRSGASVLQVKVQRNGTAIPCTLLVDGSGVHCQDSSCPHSEEQHHISITVCMRNHARLEEYSKQFFLRDIVRPDKLQNLRSSEESVFSWDLPDTWAQPCSFYSLEFEVKVVDEDQPCSWDGHILEGITDERQFKVDVESNGYVFCVRARDKFTSGPWSHWSQCMVPENMMKTC, from the exons ATGCTTCTCTTCAtcttgctgtctctgtgggctTCACCCTGCTTCACCTCCTTGCTGCCCAACCAGGACCGTGTGGAGATCCTGATGGACAACG TGGTGTATGTTCAAGTCCCCTACGACCGTAACACCAAGGTCCATGTCCCCCTCACCTGTGGCCAGAGTTACCAGGACCAAGCTGTGTTCTGGAAGAAGGATG GGAAGGAACAGAAGCCAGCTCTGCGGGGAAACAGCGTCAGCGTCGTGGTGGAGGAGATGGGTGGAGGAAATTACACCTGTCACTCCGGGTCGGACAGACGGGTCCTCAACCACACGCTGGTCCTGGTCAAACTGGACTCAGACAATCAACATGTCATCTTGGAGAAGCCCCCGACTGGAG GACCAATCCACTGTTCTGCTCCCAACTACAACGGCGCCTTCCACTGCAAATGGAAAAGAACGCGGTTACGGTCCGGCGCTTCGGTCCTCCAGGTCAAAGTCCAACG CAACGGGACAGCCATTCCCTGCACGCTGCTGGTGGACGGATCTGGAGTCCACTGCCAGGACAGCAGCTGCCCACACAGTGAGGAGCAGCATCAcatctccatcactgtctgcatGAGGAACCATGCCCGACTGGAGGAGTACTCCAAGCAGTTCTTCTTGAGGGACATCG TGAGACCAGACAAACTCCAGAATCTTCGCTCCAGTGAGGAGTCGGTGTTCAGCTGGGACCTTCCAGACACCTGGGCCCAGCCCTGCAGCTTCTACAGCCTGGAGTTCGAGGTGAAGGTGGTGGACGAGGATCAACCCTGCTCCTGGGATGGACACATACTG GAGGGCATCACGGATGAGAGGCAGTTCAAGGTGGACGTGGAATCCAATGGCTACGTCTTCTGTGTGCGAGCTCGGGACAAGTTCACCAGTGGACCGTGGAGCCACTGGAGCCAGTGCAT GGTtcctgaaaacatgatgaaGACATGCTAG